Genomic window (Macadamia integrifolia cultivar HAES 741 unplaced genomic scaffold, SCU_Mint_v3 scaffold2266, whole genome shotgun sequence):
GGTattaaaaatgacatttttggaagattgattctcatgaaaaagatagattgtaatttacctagtccagtgcatctgatttcgtcacattctgataccgtatgaagaagttacaacatttgtggcagtcgaggatagttacggcattgaagatgacttttttaaaggaagtgttctccatgtaacaatacgacaaaaatccaatctttccaacggttttgatttcatcactATGAAAAAGTTGCatctttagaaaggtctagggacattttggtctttttatatgacTGAGTTAGATGATTAAGTCTTCTGAAAATCGTAGAGCTTCCAGTTAtagttccaacgcacttcgtttcaactcgatcggatatcatatgaaaaatttataagtgtttccgtaaagtcggttcgaaaatccaaaataaaaaatcaacaaatgctctcggtgttggttggattttctggattttaattttgaaattttaagggcttttgtgtaatttcaaggttttaagggtctgagttgataaggggtttttggcattaaagtttatagaagcaggggcttatgtgtatataagagaatcagagggatccttaatacacggctcagaTTTCGTATAAGagcttgcattgaagatgcttatccgaggcttctcattggtggagtgtattagatatgacaGTCTGGTGCTACACCATATTGTATTGACTAGTGTGTGtcgcatgtgcatcatcaccgaAGCTTAGATTCCAATTCCTTAGATCTGGATCAAGTTGATTTTAtagatccagatctaatggtctataaatgattctcctttatgggttaagccgacatagatccggaatatacgctgatgtagccaatccatggtcgacaacacttctgacgatgtcagcgcctacgtcatgatgacatcatcgagattcaaatctaatggcttggatctattgtccattGGTTTAATCAGATagcttagattataagatcttttatatgagatctacgatcAGATTTCACCCCTATTGCATGCgctgccggtgtagcctacaccacccctacgaagattctatttcaagcTATCTCATTActtcaacttcaaatggtcatatctccctcattttaactcggatttgggtgattcaagttggaaattcttcatctctccaagctctacacatcaaaggaaagaaatcaggTAGAGGGGTTGCTGAGATGATCGGAAAAATTGAGTTGAAGCtcatggaaggctaagggtttaaatgaaagacttccatcctcttgcacttcatccatagcccccattagaggcttaggaagctgctggaaaccaaggtagtaagctctattggttgttgccaagagaaataaaaagaaaatggaagaaaagagaagaagagggaaatagagaagaattttttccctctctttgtgtgtgtcttgaatgcctctcaagagagattttctcaaatccaattaatggagtttaatggttcttgttgagaataatattttcccattaaagcttaaggaagactagaagaggagaagtagagagagagagagagagagagagagagagagagagaggagtgtgtgtgtgaatgtgaatgccattgttgctctatgaaagtaaagacaaagagaaaagaaagaagaagaacaagaacctagaatttggttcttgcgagttgcttcaagaaacccaagtgtcttttttattttttattattattatttttaatactaATTAATTTATCCACTACATCGAAGATAAATAGATTTACAGTAATCTAAATACAAGAGAGACGAAATAACAGAAGGGGTAAAAGAGGCCCAAAAACCCTGGCCTTGAGAAATGGCACCATGCGAAGCCAGCTTGTCAGCAATAGAATTTCCCTCGCACAAAATGTGATGAAAGGAAAGATGCTCAAATCGAGTAGCAAAATGTCAACAGTTCTCAATGATATTCCGAATCCTCCACAAGATAGATGTACTTGATTTATTGAGAATATTAATAATAGCCAGATGTTCCCCTTCAACGATAAGAGAACGATGACCTTGATGAACTGCCACCAGCAAGGTACACAAGATCGCCAAAGCCTCTGCAACCCACCAAATGAGCCAAGCCAACCCCTGCCGAGAAACCACAATGAAATTGACCAGAGTGATCGCAAAAGACTCCGCCAATGCCAGTCAATCCTGGATTACAGCTAGAGGCTCCATCAACATTAACTTTTACCATTGGAGGAGGAGGGAAATCCCATTGCACTTGGGAGATCCTCCTGCTCGTGGGTGCTATCGCAAAAGAGAACTGATTGGTGAGAACAAAAGCCTTATTGAGAATCCCACCGGGAGTTAAATGACTAACACGAAACACTGCATCTAAAAATCCTATTTGAGTTGCCAAAGAATGTTAAGTGCCAGCGATAGTCGAAGTTGGAGGTGTCGAGATTTGGTTGAATGCTTTAAAAGATCTATTAGACTTGAGGGGTAATAGGTCCATTGGGTAACAGAAGAGAACCCCACCAAACCCCAAACAGATTGTGCTAGGATGCAGTTAAAGAGGATATGGCAATCATTAAGACCAATTTCATTGCACCAAGGACATGTGTTGGGAATAGAAAATCCACGTGAACATAGAAGAGCTGGGGTTGGTGGTTGACCACGTAAAAGTTTCCAATTGAAGAATTGGATTTTGGGAATGGTATAGGTGTGCCACAGTTTCAGCCGAATAGGATTTGGAGCATCGCAAGCTGTGCCCAATGCTATACAATACGCTGAGGAGATAGTAAACAAACCTGAAGCCGTTCTTAACTAtattattttatcttgtatatcTTGAAGTGGGAGAGGAATGGATAGAATTCGCCAAGCGACATCTAGCGGCCACCATCGAAGAATAGCTGCTGATTCCAAGTGCAACTGTAGACAAATCAGTTGTGAGACCAAGCGAGGCGCTTTAGCTGGGAGAGGAAAATGAGCAAGTAATAGGGGGAAGTTGGGAATCCGGAAGTCTGTCCAAGGATTAATCATTTGGCCATCCTCAACTTGAAGAAAAATGCCCTTGCAGAGAAGATCCCTAGCGCCAATAATAGATTTCCACCCCCATGAGGCACTTTGCGGACAGCCTGCATGTAGAAAAGTAGTTATGAGGAAATATTCTGTTTCATAAGTCGTCcccaaagagagagagttggtgAAAGTAGCTGCCTACCCTTTTTTGCTACGAGAGCCTGATTCATCGAAGTCGACAACTTCAAATTAAGATCACCACATCTTTTTGTTGACAAATAGAAGCCCAGCTTACTGTGGGAGATGGAGTCAAGTTCTTTGAGCACTGAGGAGGGTAACTTGAAGcaagaaataaaatgatttgGAAGGGCTGAAAGAACTGATTGGATCAGTACATGCTTACCCACATAACTAAGAAATTTGGATTTCCATGTCTGAAGTCGCAAATTCACTCGTTGTATGAGGTTGTGACAGTTACTCTTAGATAATTTACCAGCACCAAAAGGAACCCCTAGATAGACATCCAGTCGAGAAGTAGGCAGGACCTGAAATCGTGCTTCAATACTTCTCTTGAGGCTAGAACTTACATTAGGACTGAATTGAATCCGTGTTTTGGAGAGATTCAATTATTGACCAGAAAAGCGACAATAATCCTCCAGTAACAAAGTAAAAGAATGAAGTTCTGAGGAAGTTGCTTCGCCAAATAGAATCAAATCATCCGTGAAGGCCATGTGTGATATGGATTCGCCACCATGAGCGACTTTGATTCCTTGCAGCTGAGCCTGATGGAGTGCAATTGCCAAATGGGAGGAAAGAACTTTAACGCATAGAAAAAACaaatatgaagagagagaatcgccTTGTTGTAAGCCCCTCGAAGGCTGGAAATACAAAGTTGGAGAGCCATTAACAAGAACCGCCATATGTGGAGTAGAGACACAGAACATTATGCGAGCAACCCATTGAGGATCAAAGC
Coding sequences:
- the LOC122066151 gene encoding uncharacterized protein LOC122066151; translation: MEWTFLEKCLNGYGFDPQWVARIMFCVSTPHMAVLVNGSPTLYFQPSRGLQQGDSLSSYLFFLCVKVLSSHLAIALHQAQLQGIKVAHGGESISHMAFTDDLILFGEATSSELHSFTLLLEDYCRFSGFLDAVFRVSHLTPGGILNKAFVLTNQFSFAIAPTSRRISQVQWDFPPPPMVKVNVDGASSCNPGLTGIGGVFCDHSGQFHCGFSAGVGLAHLVGCRGFGDLVYLAGGSSSRSSFSYR